A DNA window from Nitrospirota bacterium contains the following coding sequences:
- a CDS encoding AI-2E family transporter, producing the protein MTQPQIFTAVFFALLLLLLYQIALMFQPFLFPMLWAVILAHMTYPVHVRLTARLGGRDALSASCLTLGGLVMVVAPVLLMAVLLVQEAVGAELAVRAWIDAGGIQRLPAQLSTVPVVGGLLQDVLGRYLLNPNALEELVRSSAQVVSGFFVDQLSSLLKNAFVLVSDFFIILFTLWFLYKDGRRWLWFLYELVPLNDAQKQKIFARLDITVRAVVKGVLLTAIVQGLLAGAAYAVLGVPFAAVLTALTILFAALPVGGTALVWGPVVLYLLMVGSVSKALVMLAWGVGVVSTVDQILRPWLIGQDIQMPALFLVFSILGGLALYGLIGLFVGPILMSILMTVIAIYREEYQQAETPPPAGPATPS; encoded by the coding sequence ATGACACAGCCGCAGATTTTTACCGCCGTATTTTTCGCTCTCCTTCTGCTGCTTCTCTACCAGATCGCGCTGATGTTTCAGCCGTTTCTCTTCCCGATGCTGTGGGCGGTGATTCTCGCGCACATGACCTATCCGGTTCACGTGCGGTTGACCGCCCGCTTGGGGGGGCGCGACGCCCTCTCCGCCTCGTGCCTGACCCTGGGGGGCTTGGTGATGGTGGTTGCGCCGGTGTTGCTGATGGCGGTGTTGCTAGTGCAAGAAGCCGTCGGCGCAGAGCTGGCGGTGCGGGCATGGATCGATGCCGGCGGTATTCAGCGTCTGCCGGCGCAGCTCTCGACGGTGCCGGTGGTCGGAGGCCTGTTGCAGGATGTGCTCGGGCGCTATCTCCTGAATCCTAACGCGCTGGAAGAATTGGTCCGGTCGAGCGCGCAAGTGGTCTCTGGTTTTTTCGTCGATCAATTGAGCAGCCTGCTGAAGAACGCCTTTGTTCTGGTCAGCGACTTTTTCATCATTCTCTTTACCCTCTGGTTTCTGTACAAGGATGGCCGCCGCTGGCTCTGGTTCCTCTATGAGCTCGTTCCGCTCAACGACGCGCAGAAGCAGAAGATTTTCGCGCGGCTGGATATCACGGTCCGCGCCGTCGTGAAGGGCGTACTCTTGACCGCCATCGTCCAGGGCTTGCTGGCCGGCGCAGCCTATGCGGTGCTGGGAGTGCCTTTTGCGGCGGTACTCACCGCGCTCACGATCCTCTTTGCGGCGCTTCCGGTCGGCGGTACGGCGCTCGTGTGGGGGCCGGTCGTCCTGTATTTGTTGATGGTCGGGTCAGTAAGCAAGGCGCTGGTGATGTTGGCGTGGGGAGTTGGCGTGGTCTCGACCGTCGATCAGATCCTCCGTCCGTGGCTCATCGGCCAGGACATCCAAATGCCCGCGCTCTTTCTCGTGTTCAGCATTCTCGGCGGGTTGGCTCTCTATGGCCTGATCGGGCTCTTCGTCGGGCCGATCCTCATGAGCATCCTGATGACAGTGATTGCCATCTACCGTGAGGAGTATCAGCAGGCTGAAACTCCTCCACCGGCTGGGCCTGCTACACCCTCGTAG
- a CDS encoding polymer-forming cytoskeletal protein, with protein MKKSDFSGDDNITLLAKGVILKGEIHVEGTVRIDGRLDGDIETKGQVIVGEDGLVQGTITAGTLISSGRIKAKVMATESVQLMKTATLIGEVHTPALMMEMGAKLQGMTDMGVTSWSEELPKLPGGVRDLSAHRAKQVVVLDNKDSRGEGYR; from the coding sequence ATGAAGAAGAGTGACTTTTCAGGAGATGACAACATTACCCTGTTGGCTAAAGGGGTCATCTTAAAAGGCGAGATCCATGTCGAGGGGACGGTGCGGATCGATGGCCGTCTTGACGGCGATATTGAGACCAAGGGACAGGTCATTGTCGGCGAGGATGGACTGGTGCAGGGCACGATTACGGCCGGTACGCTGATCAGCAGCGGGCGCATCAAGGCGAAGGTGATGGCGACGGAGTCCGTGCAGCTGATGAAGACGGCGACGTTGATCGGGGAGGTCCATACGCCGGCGCTCATGATGGAAATGGGCGCCAAGCTCCAAGGTATGACGGACATGGGGGTGACCTCCTGGTCTGAGGAGCTGCCGAAGTTGCCGGGTGGCGTCCGTGATCTGTCCGCGCACAGGGCCAAGCAGGTCGTGGTGCTGGACAATAAAGATTCCCGCGGTGAAGGGTACCGATAG
- a CDS encoding PBP1A family penicillin-binding protein gives MADQKPVRWVTYASLALGGLAATLCFALLLYGAYLATFLELPKSDAHPPLRLYSGPFLLKPDLSLTHSRLLERLQRLGYRQVTGPVQSPGDYQLTGQALTIYLHEQPENQVGATMVRLPLEQGRVTAVLSPLDGTSLFPIYLEPELLSGVRGESRQVREWIPLAQIPPQIIEAVLAIEDSRFYSHFGIDPVAVGRALWINVTKGGVVQGGSTITQQLAKNLFYSPQRTMGRKVKEAMAALVLEVKYTKQEILESYLNEIYLGQAGFVSLYGVREAAHRYFGKTLQELTVEEIAMITGLIKGPNSYAPTKHPELAKQRRDVVLRRLRETGLLTEEAWARAAQAPLRVAPSEEVLTDAPYFVDALLREVEEVGVVPLPEGLRIESTLDPMIQQAATESLAKGLATLEATHPHLKGSTEPVQGAVVVLDPKTGSVLALAGGRNYRLSQFNRAVQARRQPGSLFKPFVYLAALEAAREGQAGHLTVSSLLADDPMTFKSEAGSWSPQNYDKQFHGQVTVRTALEQSFNVPAVWVAKAVGTKPIVQLLHRLGVTSPIGQDLSSVALGSSSVSLLEITSAYGTIANGGIAVKPTLVRSTRDRQGALVWNPVPDRLLATSPQGAYVLTSLLEGVIQRGTANKANVLGLQGAVAGKTGTTDGYRDAWFVGYTSDLVIGVWVGYDDERPLRLTGSQAALPIWMDLARRVIPPNVPSFAMPPGVVTRNIDPKTGQLATFRCPEQVSEVFIEGTEPTIYCEVHGGGIWERLRHTFGFS, from the coding sequence ATGGCTGATCAAAAACCTGTGCGATGGGTGACCTATGCGAGCCTGGCCTTGGGAGGCCTCGCCGCTACATTGTGTTTTGCCCTCCTGCTGTATGGCGCCTATCTCGCGACCTTTCTCGAACTGCCCAAGAGCGATGCCCATCCGCCTCTGCGTCTCTACAGTGGTCCCTTTCTCCTGAAGCCGGATCTTTCGCTGACGCACAGCCGCTTGCTGGAGCGGTTGCAACGGCTGGGCTATCGGCAGGTGACAGGGCCGGTGCAGTCCCCCGGCGACTATCAGCTGACCGGTCAGGCCCTCACGATCTATCTCCACGAACAGCCTGAGAATCAGGTCGGGGCGACGATGGTGCGGTTGCCGCTGGAGCAGGGGCGTGTGACGGCGGTCCTGTCTCCGTTGGATGGTACGTCGCTCTTTCCCATCTATCTGGAGCCGGAGCTGCTCAGCGGCGTCCGGGGCGAGTCGCGCCAAGTGCGCGAATGGATTCCCTTGGCGCAGATCCCCCCGCAGATCATCGAGGCGGTCCTGGCCATCGAAGACAGCCGGTTCTATTCCCATTTCGGCATCGATCCGGTTGCCGTTGGGCGGGCGCTCTGGATCAATGTTACCAAGGGTGGGGTGGTGCAGGGCGGCAGCACGATCACGCAGCAGCTGGCGAAGAATTTGTTTTATTCGCCGCAGCGGACGATGGGGCGAAAGGTCAAGGAGGCGATGGCGGCGCTGGTCCTGGAAGTGAAGTATACAAAACAGGAGATCCTGGAAAGCTATCTGAACGAAATCTATCTGGGGCAGGCGGGATTCGTGTCGCTCTATGGGGTGCGCGAGGCGGCCCATCGGTATTTCGGTAAAACGCTGCAGGAATTGACGGTCGAAGAGATCGCGATGATCACAGGTCTGATCAAGGGACCCAATAGCTATGCGCCGACGAAACATCCGGAGCTGGCGAAGCAGCGGCGCGATGTCGTGTTGCGGCGCTTGAGAGAGACCGGTCTCCTGACGGAGGAGGCCTGGGCTCGCGCGGCCCAGGCGCCGCTGCGCGTGGCTCCGTCGGAAGAGGTCCTGACCGATGCACCCTACTTCGTCGATGCCCTGCTTCGGGAGGTGGAAGAGGTCGGGGTGGTGCCGTTGCCGGAGGGGTTGCGGATCGAGAGCACGCTCGATCCGATGATCCAGCAGGCGGCGACCGAATCGTTGGCAAAGGGGCTGGCGACGTTAGAGGCCACGCATCCCCATCTCAAGGGTTCGACGGAGCCGGTGCAGGGGGCGGTGGTGGTGCTCGATCCCAAGACCGGGTCCGTGCTGGCGTTGGCCGGAGGGAGGAACTACCGGCTGAGTCAATTCAATCGCGCCGTGCAGGCGCGACGGCAACCGGGCTCCCTCTTCAAACCCTTCGTCTACCTTGCAGCGCTGGAAGCGGCGCGTGAAGGGCAGGCCGGCCATCTGACCGTTTCGAGTCTGTTGGCGGACGACCCGATGACCTTTAAGTCCGAGGCCGGTTCCTGGTCGCCGCAAAATTACGACAAGCAGTTTCACGGGCAGGTCACGGTGCGGACCGCGCTGGAACAGTCATTCAATGTGCCGGCCGTGTGGGTGGCCAAGGCCGTAGGGACCAAGCCGATCGTGCAGCTGCTGCATCGTCTGGGTGTGACGAGTCCCATCGGCCAGGACCTTTCGTCGGTGGCCTTGGGGAGTTCGTCTGTGTCGTTGCTGGAGATCACGTCCGCCTATGGCACGATCGCCAACGGAGGGATTGCGGTAAAGCCGACCCTGGTGCGTTCGACGAGAGACCGGCAGGGAGCCCTCGTCTGGAATCCTGTGCCGGATCGATTGTTGGCGACTTCGCCTCAAGGGGCCTACGTCTTGACCTCCCTGCTCGAAGGGGTGATCCAGCGGGGGACTGCGAACAAGGCCAACGTGCTGGGACTACAGGGCGCGGTGGCAGGGAAAACCGGCACCACCGACGGCTATCGGGACGCCTGGTTCGTTGGCTATACGTCCGATCTGGTGATCGGGGTCTGGGTCGGGTACGACGATGAACGGCCGTTGCGGCTGACAGGATCGCAGGCGGCCTTGCCGATCTGGATGGATCTCGCGCGGCGGGTGATCCCGCCCAACGTCCCTTCGTTCGCGATGCCGCCCGGTGTGGTGACTCGCAACATCGACCCCAAGACCGGGCAGCTGGCGACATTTCGCTGCCCTGAACAGGTGTCGGAGGTGTTTATCGAGGGGACGGAGCCCACCATCTATTGCGAGGTGCATGGAGGGGGAATATGGGAGCGGCTCCGGCATACTTTTGGATTCTCCTAG
- a CDS encoding sodium:solute symporter family protein, with protein sequence MILGFVILYLLLSVGIGLAAARRVHNTKDFALAGRSLPLPVVIATVFATWFGAEAVLGISATFVKDGLRGVVADPFGSSLCLILAGLFFAPRFYRMNLLTVGDFYRLKYNRTVEVLCALCIVVSYLGWVAAQFKVLGLVLNVVTEGAVSQPVGMVIGALIVLTYTTFGGMFSVAILDFVQISVIMGGLLYITSVVSGLAGGVEAVISHAAQAGKLEFFPSATAAAWIPFIGAWITMMLGSIPQQDVFQRITSAKDERTAVRGSILGGVLYFCFCFVPMFLAYAATLVDPTTFTSLLAEDSQLVLPTLILRHTPVFAQIVFFGAVLSAVMSCASATLLAPSVMLSENVIKGLLPQLSDWELLRVMRLVVVAFAALVLIIALSSSASIYQLVVNTYKVTLVAAFVPLCAGLFWPRATTQGALCALAAGLMTWLGLELFGPSDSIWPPQLAGLLAAAAGMVVGSLLPQKIGVHG encoded by the coding sequence ATGATTCTTGGATTCGTCATTCTCTATCTGCTCCTGTCTGTGGGGATCGGTCTGGCTGCCGCCAGGCGGGTCCATAACACGAAGGATTTTGCGTTGGCCGGCCGGAGCTTGCCTTTGCCGGTCGTGATCGCCACGGTCTTTGCGACCTGGTTCGGGGCAGAGGCGGTGCTCGGAATCTCTGCCACCTTTGTGAAGGACGGGTTGCGCGGCGTGGTGGCCGATCCCTTCGGGTCGAGCCTTTGCCTGATCCTGGCCGGGTTGTTCTTTGCCCCCCGCTTCTACCGGATGAATCTCCTGACCGTCGGCGACTTCTATCGGTTGAAGTACAACCGCACGGTCGAGGTGCTCTGTGCCCTCTGTATCGTGGTGTCTTATCTCGGGTGGGTGGCGGCGCAGTTTAAGGTGTTGGGCTTGGTCCTGAACGTGGTGACGGAGGGGGCCGTGAGCCAGCCGGTCGGGATGGTGATCGGCGCGCTGATCGTCCTGACCTATACGACCTTCGGGGGCATGTTCTCCGTCGCGATTTTGGACTTCGTGCAAATCTCCGTGATCATGGGAGGCCTGCTCTATATTACGTCGGTCGTCAGCGGTTTGGCCGGAGGGGTGGAGGCGGTGATCAGCCATGCGGCTCAGGCAGGCAAGCTGGAGTTCTTCCCCAGTGCCACGGCTGCGGCCTGGATTCCCTTTATCGGCGCCTGGATCACCATGATGCTCGGATCGATTCCCCAACAGGACGTGTTTCAGCGCATCACTTCGGCGAAGGATGAACGAACGGCGGTGCGGGGCTCGATCCTGGGCGGGGTGCTCTATTTTTGTTTTTGTTTCGTGCCGATGTTTCTGGCTTATGCGGCCACGCTGGTCGATCCGACGACGTTCACTAGTCTTTTGGCCGAGGATTCTCAGCTGGTGCTGCCGACCTTGATCCTGCGTCATACGCCGGTCTTTGCGCAGATCGTGTTTTTCGGGGCGGTCCTTTCGGCGGTGATGAGCTGCGCGAGCGCGACGTTATTGGCGCCCTCTGTGATGTTGAGCGAGAATGTGATCAAGGGGCTGCTGCCTCAGCTGAGCGACTGGGAGTTGCTGCGGGTCATGCGGCTGGTGGTGGTGGCCTTTGCTGCCCTGGTCCTCATCATCGCTCTGAGTTCCAGTGCCAGCATCTATCAACTCGTGGTGAACACCTATAAGGTGACGCTGGTGGCGGCCTTCGTGCCTCTCTGCGCCGGGCTCTTTTGGCCCCGCGCGACGACGCAGGGAGCTTTGTGCGCCCTCGCGGCCGGCTTGATGACTTGGCTGGGGCTGGAACTATTCGGTCCGTCCGATTCGATCTGGCCTCCGCAACTGGCCGGGCTTCTCGCGGCTGCGGCTGGGATGGTGGTCGGTTCGCTTCTGCCTCAGAAGATCGGAGTGCATGGCTGA
- a CDS encoding FKBP-type peptidyl-prolyl cis-trans isomerase: MRFVVSCLVAVLSLGTSAAFAATPEPANDEQKTLYALGLAISQSLGVFNLNESELELVKSGITDGVFKKTPKVELQTFGPKIQLLQQARASVVADAEKKAGAAFLAKAAAEHGAKKTESGAILTMIKEGKGATPKATDTVKVHYHGTLTDGTVFDSSVKRGEPATFGLNQVIKCWTEGVQLMKVGSKGKLTCPSNLAYGDKGAPPTIKPGSTLVFEVELLEIVAAK; encoded by the coding sequence ATGCGCTTCGTTGTCTCCTGTTTAGTTGCCGTGCTCAGCCTGGGAACCTCTGCGGCCTTTGCCGCCACCCCAGAGCCCGCGAACGATGAACAAAAAACCCTCTACGCCCTGGGCTTAGCCATCAGCCAATCGCTCGGCGTCTTCAACCTGAACGAGTCCGAGCTTGAGCTCGTGAAGTCCGGCATCACCGACGGCGTTTTCAAAAAGACCCCGAAAGTGGAGCTCCAGACCTTCGGCCCGAAGATTCAACTCCTGCAGCAGGCCCGCGCCTCAGTCGTTGCAGACGCGGAGAAGAAAGCCGGAGCCGCCTTCCTCGCGAAAGCCGCAGCAGAGCATGGCGCCAAGAAAACCGAGTCCGGCGCGATCCTCACGATGATCAAAGAAGGCAAAGGCGCAACCCCGAAAGCCACGGATACGGTCAAGGTGCATTACCACGGGACCCTGACCGACGGGACCGTGTTCGATAGTTCCGTCAAACGCGGCGAGCCCGCCACGTTCGGCTTGAACCAAGTGATCAAGTGCTGGACCGAGGGGGTGCAGCTGATGAAGGTCGGCAGCAAGGGTAAGCTGACCTGCCCCTCGAATCTGGCCTATGGCGACAAGGGCGCGCCCCCGACGATCAAGCCGGGCTCGACCCTGGTGTTCGAAGTCGAACTCCTCGAAATCGTCGCAGCCAAGTAG